One region of Methanosphaera cuniculi genomic DNA includes:
- a CDS encoding 50S ribosomal protein L34e, whose protein sequence is MPAPKFRTGTFKNVTKRVPGGRKVIHHKHKKPSKHVCAKCGKVLDAVPRGRPYEIRKLSKNQRRPNRPYGGKYCTSCTRKIIKQEARSL, encoded by the coding sequence ATGCCAGCACCTAAATTTAGAACAGGAACATTTAAAAATGTAACTAAAAGAGTTCCTGGTGGAAGAAAAGTTATACACCATAAACATAAAAAACCTTCAAAACATGTATGTGCTAAATGTGGAAAAGTATTAGATGCTGTACCACGTGGAAGACCATATGAGATAAGAAAATTATCCAAAAACCAAAGAAGACCAAACAGACCTTATGGTGGAAAATATTGTACAAGTTGTACAAGAAAAATTATTAAACAAGAGGCAAGATCATTATGA
- the cmk gene encoding (d)CMP kinase, with protein MIITIGGLAGTGTSTAAKKLSEYLDIPFISAGDVFRQMADESGMSLLEFSEFAEGNDDIDRALDKRQAEIAKEADNLIVEGRISAFFIEADYKVWLMAPDNTRAERISYREDKDLNVVIDEMDERTCSERKRYMEIHGIDIDDLSQYDLILNTATFDADKTAEIILNSIK; from the coding sequence ATGATTATTACTATTGGTGGACTTGCAGGAACTGGTACAAGTACAGCTGCTAAGAAATTATCAGAGTACTTAGACATACCATTCATATCAGCAGGAGATGTATTTCGTCAGATGGCAGATGAAAGTGGTATGAGTTTACTAGAATTTAGTGAGTTTGCTGAGGGTAATGATGATATTGATAGAGCTTTAGATAAAAGACAAGCAGAAATTGCAAAAGAAGCTGATAATCTTATAGTAGAAGGAAGAATTTCCGCATTCTTCATTGAAGCTGATTACAAAGTTTGGCTTATGGCTCCGGATAACACACGTGCAGAACGTATAAGTTACAGAGAAGACAAAGACTTAAATGTTGTAATAGACGAGATGGATGAACGTACATGTAGTGAACGTAAACGCTACATGGAAATTCATGGTATAGATATTGATGATTTAAGTCAGTATGACTTAATTCTTAATACTGCCACCTTTGATGCTGATAAGACAGCTGAAATAATACTAAATAGTATAAAATAA
- a CDS encoding DUF106 domain-containing protein, translating into MVASGRFGLDLDFIFNPLMSLDPTPSNPVLTIFVVAAIISLFIVILQKWLIDYDKMHELQDEMKEVQQMFRDAQSSGDPKAMAKAQKKQQELMPQNMELMKMQMKPTIITMIPVFIIYSGLVFNSTISNVVINITGPQFYLLLMPIWNIFWTQSNPLTINFFGWYILSSFAMSFLFRRIFGLDTMN; encoded by the coding sequence ATGGTAGCCTCAGGTCGTTTTGGACTTGACTTGGATTTTATTTTTAATCCATTAATGAGTCTTGATCCTACACCATCAAATCCAGTTTTAACTATCTTTGTAGTTGCAGCAATAATATCATTATTTATTGTAATACTTCAAAAATGGTTAATTGATTATGATAAAATGCATGAACTTCAAGATGAAATGAAAGAAGTTCAGCAAATGTTCAGAGACGCTCAATCATCAGGAGATCCAAAGGCAATGGCAAAAGCTCAGAAAAAACAACAAGAGCTCATGCCTCAGAATATGGAACTTATGAAAATGCAGATGAAACCAACTATAATTACAATGATTCCAGTATTCATTATATACTCAGGATTAGTATTTAACTCTACAATAAGTAATGTTGTAATTAATATTACAGGACCACAATTCTACTTACTGCTTATGCCTATATGGAATATCTTCTGGACACAGTCAAATCCACTTACAATAAACTTCTTCGGATGGTATATACTCTCATCATTTGCTATGAGTTTCCTATTTAGAAGAATATTTGGACTTGACACAATGAACTAG